One Pseudomonadales bacterium genomic window, AAGCCCGTCATATCCCCTACAACACCGCCACCCAATGCAATTAATAGGCTTGAGCGGTTTAATTGTGCGGCGAGCATAGCATCAAATATGCTCTCTAATTGCGTCATCGTTTTATACTGCTCGCCATCAGGAAGCGTAATAACCGCATCCGCCTGCTTACCCAAGGCCAACTCCAAAGCATCAAGGTATAATGGCTTTATCGTTTCATTACTTACAACCGCAATCTTTTTATTACCGATAATTTGCTGCAGCTCAGACTGACGCTGGTCTAAGCAATTTGCCTGCACATAAATTGGATAGCTACGCTCGCCTAAATCAACTTGAAGCGCCATGAAAAGATTCCAGAGTGAGAAATAAAAGAGGCCTAATTGTAGCGATTCAGCTCAGGCTTTTCCAATACTCTATTATTTGATCGACCACGATTCGCGGCCGATTATGGTCAGTTGAAACTGTCAAGGATGAGACTTCACGATAAAAAGGTTCACGCTGCACCAACAATTGCGCAAGCGTTTCTTTAGGGTTGGCGGTCTGTAGCAGCGGCCGATTTTTATCTTTTGCGGTTCTGGCAAACTGCTGCTCGACAGAAGTCGATAAATAAATGACGCCAGGTAATTTTCTCAGCATCAGGCGATTTTCCGCCAAATTGACAATGCCGCCGCCGGTAGAAATGACAGAGGGTGGCTTGCACAATACATCCTGCAACATCGCTTGCTCACGCTTACGAAAACCGTCCTCGCCTTCAACGTCAAAAATCCAAGGAATATCGGCACCCGCTTTATCAATAATAAGCTGATCAATATCTAAAAAAGGAAGTTTTAAATGGGTGGCTAAGGACTTGCCTATAGT contains:
- a CDS encoding shikimate kinase; the protein is TIGKSLATHLKLPFLDIDQLIIDKAGADIPWIFDVEGEDGFRKREQAMLQDVLCKPPSVISTGGGIVNLAENRLMLRKLPGVIYLSTSVEQQFARTAKDKNRPLLQTANPKETLAQLLVQREPFYREVSSLTVSTDHNRPRIVVDQIIEYWKSLS